The sequence GGGCGCCCCCCGGGGTTTGCCTCAGAGTGAAGCCGCGCCAGCTGGCCGTCCTGCGCTGACGGTTACGTCGCGTACTTCTTCGCCCAGTCGCTGACCAGGGGGATGGTGAAGTCCCTGCCGTTGTACGTCTGGTAGGCGTAGTAGAGGGAGAGGATCAACCAGGCCAGCCACAGGATCGGTCCCAGCAGCAGCGCGCCCAGCCATCCCAGGAAGGGGATGTTGGCGATGATGGCCAGACCGATGTAGATGACAGCCCAGGCGATGCCCCAGAAGAGGGCGGTCCAGCCGTGGCGCCGCATGAAGGCGTCCTTCTTCATCTCGGTCAGGATGATGACCAGGGCGATGATCCAGATGGGATAT comes from Armatimonadota bacterium and encodes:
- a CDS encoding DUF4870 domain-containing protein, with product MSDQTTAPEQSNRLLAALGYPIWIIALVIILTEMKKDAFMRRHGWTALFWGIAWAVIYIGLAIIANIPFLGWLGALLLGPILWLAWLILSLYYAYQTYNGRDFTIPLVSDWAKKYAT